In the Malaya genurostris strain Urasoe2022 chromosome 1, Malgen_1.1, whole genome shotgun sequence genome, one interval contains:
- the LOC131438022 gene encoding fork head domain-containing protein FD4-like, producing the protein MPRPSRESLGGQKPPFSYISLTAMAIWSSPEKMLCLNDIYKYITDRFPYYRNNTQRWQNSLRHNLSFNDCFIKVPRRPDRPGKGAYWTLHPKAFDMFQNGSLLRRRKRFKLHESDKESLNEEFIALANMNRFFMSQGGQFHDPYYAHMPENISPNMLYAPISPPQSPPEALRATSQSPEQPQSAGLGGFQSHGGLTSAPVSKPKRSFTIESLIGSDDSDSKEECSSSDSEDYSVPSSASTQNSQHMEQLRASIHLSHQIQAQQQAAFNEYAAAAAAAAAHHHHQQQVAAAASLAASNGAPYGIHPLLMPMAKLPGPGYFLPSYQTPSAPYHHLQQPSEPQSAHLRDPRNETAMVLG; encoded by the coding sequence ATGCCGCGACCATCACGTGAATCTCTCGGCGGTCAAAAGCCGCCGTTTTCCTACATTTCGCTAACAGCCATGGCGATCTGGAGTTCACCGGAGAAGATGCTTTGCCTCAACGACATCTACAAGTATATCACGGATCGGTTTCCGTACTATCGCAACAACACTCAGCGCTGGCAGAACTCATTGCGGCACAATCTTAGTTTCAACGATTGTTTCATCAAAGTACCCCGTCGGCCGGATCGCCCCGGCAAGGGTGCCTACTGGACTCTGCACCCGAAGGCTTTCGACATGTTCCAGAACGGAAGCCTTCTCCGTCGGCGTAAGCGCTTCAAGCTGCACGAAAGCGACAAGGAAAGTTTGAACGAAGAATTCATCGCCTTGGCTAATATGAATCGGTTCTTCATGTCCCAGGGTGGACAGTTCCACGATCCTTACTACGCACATATGCCGGAAAATATCAGCCCAAATATGCTGTACGCTCCGATCTCGCCGCCTCAGTCACCTCCGGAAGCACTTCGAGCAACGAGTCAATCTCCCGAGCAGCCACAATCAGCTGGGCTTGGCGGGTTCCAGAGCCACGGAGGACTAACATCAGCTCCCGTGTCCAAAccaaagcgatcatttaccatcgAAAGTCTGATCGGTTCGGACGATTCGGACAGCAAGGAAGAATGCTCCTCATCTGACTCGGAAGATTACTCGGTTCCGTCGTCTGCGAGCACGCAAAACTCCCAACATATGGAACAGCTGCGAGCATCCATCCACCTCAGCCATCAGATCCAGGCCCAGCAGCAGGCTGCATTCAACGAATATGCGGCCGCGGCAGCTGCCGCCGCtgctcatcatcatcaccagcaGCAAGTGGCAGCCGCCGCATCACTCGCTGCTTCCAACGGTGCTCCATACGGCATTCATCCACTCCTGATGCCGATGGCCAAGTTACCAGGGCCCGGATATTTCCTGCCATCGTATCAAACACCGTCGGCACCCTATCACCATTTGCAGCAACCGTCGGAACCGCAGTCAGCGCACTTGCGGGATCCTCGTAACGAAACTGCCATGGTGTTGGGCTAG